The Arachis hypogaea cultivar Tifrunner chromosome 14, arahy.Tifrunner.gnm2.J5K5, whole genome shotgun sequence genome has a segment encoding these proteins:
- the LOC112743226 gene encoding oxysterol-binding protein-related protein 3A yields the protein MAPKDPKHAAAASASGGGFFASLASSLTNFGTAMSKSVNGIMGYEGLEVVNPEGGTEDAAEEAEKGRWKQEDRDSYWKMMQKYIGSDITSMVTLPVIIFEPMTMLQRMAELMEYSYLLDLADETEDPYMRLVYASSFFISVYFAYTRTWKPFNPILGETYEMVNHGGLTFIAEQVSHHPPMSAGHAENDHFTYDVTSKLKTKFLGNSVDVYPIGRTRVTLKRDGAVLDLVPPPTKVSNLIFGRTWIDSPGEMILTNLTTGDKVVLYFQPCGWFGAGRYEVDGYVYNASDEPKILMTGKWNEAMSYQPCDSEGEPLPGTQMKEPWRVAETPKNDKFQYTHFAHKINSFDTAPKKLLASDSRLRPDRMALEKGDLSTAGNEKSSLEERQRAEKRNREAKDHKFVSRWFDLTEEVTPTPWGDLEVYQYNGKYTAHRAAIESSACNDEPDSSRTEFNPWQYDSLDAE from the exons ATGGCTCCAAAGGATCCCAAGCATGCTGCTGCTGCTAGTGCCAGTGGGGGTGGCTTCTTTGCTTCACTTGCTTCCAGTTTGACCAATTTTGGAACTGCCATGTCAAAATCCGTGAATGG TATAATGGGCTATGAGGGGCTGGAGGTTGTTAATCCAGAAGGAGGAACCGAAGATGCAGCAGAGGAAGCGGAGAAGGGACGATGGAAGCAAGAG GATCGGGATAGTTACTGGAAAATGATGCAGAAGTATATAGGCTCTGATATCACATCAATGGTGACACTTCCAGTTATCATTTTTGAGCCAATGACAATGCTACAGAGAATGGCAGAG CTGATGGAATACTCTTACCTTTTAGATTTGGCAGATGAGACTGAGGATCCATACATGAGACTTGTATATGCTT CATCATTCTTCATATCTGTCTATTTTGCTTACACACGAACATGGAAACCTTTCAATCCAATTCTTGGCGAGACTTATGAAATGGTTAACCATGGTGGCCTAACATTTATAGCAGAACAG GTCAGCCATCACCCTCCGATGAGTGCTGGGCATGCTGAAAATGACCACTTCACTTATGATGTGACGTCGAAATTGAAAACCAAATTTCTTGGCAACTCAGTTGATGTATATCCTATTGGAAG AACACGAGTTACCCTCAAAAGAGATGGTGCGGTCCTTGATTTGGTGCCACCTCCAACAAAAGTTAGCAATTTGATTTTTGGACGAACTTGGATTGACTCACCAGGGGAGATGATCCTTACAAATCTGACTACTGGCGATAAAGTCGTGCTGTATTTTCAACCATGCGGCTGGTTTGG AGCTGGTCGGTATGAGGTGGACGGATACGTATATAATGCTTCCGATGAGCCAAAGATACTGATGACAGGAAAATGGAATGAGGCTATGAGTTATCAGCCTTGTGACTCAGAGGGAGAGCCACTTCCGGGCACTCAGATGAAAGAG CCATGGAGAGTTGCCGAAACTCCGAAAAACGACAAATTCCAGTACACACATTTTGCACATAAGATCAACAGCTTTGACACCGCTCCCAAGAAGTTATTGGCATCCGACTCTCGTCTCCGACCCGACAGAATGGCCCTTGAGAAGGGTGACCTTTCCACAGCTGGCAATGAGAAAAGCAG TTTGGAGGAGAGGCAGAGAGCAGAGAAGCGAAACCGCGAGGCCAAGGACCACAAGTTCGTTTCCAGATGGTTTGATTTGACAGAGGAAGTAACTCCTACACCATGGGGTGACTTGGAAGTTTATCAATACAACGGTAAATACACTGCACATCGCGCCGCGATCGAAAGCTCTGCCTGCAACGACGAACCTGACAGCAGCAGAACAGAGTTCAACCCTTGGCAATATGATAGTTTGGATGCTGAATAA